In the genome of Pongo pygmaeus isolate AG05252 chromosome 9, NHGRI_mPonPyg2-v2.0_pri, whole genome shotgun sequence, one region contains:
- the LIPT2 gene encoding octanoyl-[acyl-carrier-protein]:protein N-octanoyltransferase LIPT2, mitochondrial isoform X1 gives MRQPAVRLVRLGRVPYAELLGLQDRWLRRLQTEPGTEAPSGTEAGALLLCEPAGPVYTAGLRGGLTPEETARLRALGAEVRVTGRGGLATFHGPGQLLCHPVLDLRRLGLRLRMHVASLEACAVRLCELQGLQDARARPPPYTGVWLDDRKICAIGVRCGRHITSHGLALNCSTDLTWFEHIVPCGLVGTGVTSLSKELQRHVTVDEVMPPFLVAFKEIYKCTLISEDSPN, from the exons ATGCGGCAACCCGCAGTTCGGCTGGTGCGCCTGGGTCGGGTGCCGTACGCCGAGCTACTGGGGCTGCAGGACCGCTGGCTGCGGCGGCTGCAGACCGAGCCAGGCACTGAGGCCCCGTCGGGGACTGAGGCGGGCGCGCTCCTGCTCTGCGAGCCCGCGGGGCCCGTGTACACGGCCGGGCTGCGCGGCGGCCTGACGCCCGAGGAAACTGCGCGGCTACGGGCCTTGGGCGCCGAGGTGCGCGTCACAGGCCGCGGTGGCCTGGCCACCTTCCACGGCCCGGGCCAGCTGCTTTGCCACCCGGTGCTTGACCTGCGGCGTCTCGGCCTGCGCTTGCGCATGCACGTAGCGTCGCTGGAGGCGTGCGCCGTGCGCCTGTGCGAGCTCCAGGGCCTGCAGGACGCCCGCGCGCGGCCCCCGCCCTACACCGGCGTCTGGCTGGACGATCGCAAGATCTGCGCGATCG GAGTCCGCTGTGGAAGGCACATCACATCCCACGGCCTGGCTCTCAACTGCTCTACCGACCTCACGTGGTTTGAGCACATCGTGCCCTGTGGACTGGTTGGGACAGGCGTCACTTCCTTGAGTAAGGAGCTCCAGAGGCACGTCACGGTGGATGAAGTAATGCCACCTTTCCTTGTGGCCTTTAAGGAGATCTACAAGTGCACACTGATCTCAGAGGACAGCCCCAACTGA
- the LIPT2 gene encoding octanoyl-[acyl-carrier-protein]:protein N-octanoyltransferase LIPT2, mitochondrial isoform X2 gives MRQPAVRLVRLGRVPYAELLGLQDRWLRRLQTEPGTEAPSGTEAGALLLCEPAGPVYTAGLRGGLTPEETARLRALGAEVRVTGRGGLATFHGPGQLLCHPVLDLRRLGLRLRMHVASLEACAVRLCELQGLQDARARPPPYTGVWLDDRKICAIGERRGARRYLRAGESAVEGTSHPTAWLSTALPTSRGLSTSCPVDWLGQASLP, from the exons ATGCGGCAACCCGCAGTTCGGCTGGTGCGCCTGGGTCGGGTGCCGTACGCCGAGCTACTGGGGCTGCAGGACCGCTGGCTGCGGCGGCTGCAGACCGAGCCAGGCACTGAGGCCCCGTCGGGGACTGAGGCGGGCGCGCTCCTGCTCTGCGAGCCCGCGGGGCCCGTGTACACGGCCGGGCTGCGCGGCGGCCTGACGCCCGAGGAAACTGCGCGGCTACGGGCCTTGGGCGCCGAGGTGCGCGTCACAGGCCGCGGTGGCCTGGCCACCTTCCACGGCCCGGGCCAGCTGCTTTGCCACCCGGTGCTTGACCTGCGGCGTCTCGGCCTGCGCTTGCGCATGCACGTAGCGTCGCTGGAGGCGTGCGCCGTGCGCCTGTGCGAGCTCCAGGGCCTGCAGGACGCCCGCGCGCGGCCCCCGCCCTACACCGGCGTCTGGCTGGACGATCGCAAGATCTGCGCGATCGGTGAGCGCCGGGGCGCGAGGCGGTACCTGAGAGCCGGG GAGTCCGCTGTGGAAGGCACATCACATCCCACGGCCTGGCTCTCAACTGCTCTACCGACCTCACGTGGTTTGAGCACATCGTGCCCTGTGGACTGGTTGGGACAGGCGTCACTTCCTTGA
- the LOC129008559 gene encoding uncharacterized protein LOC129008559 yields MSKRPKDTPVNTSDKKKRKHLCLSIAQKVKLLEKLDSGVSVKHLTEEYGVGMTTIYDLKKQKDKLLKFYAESDEQILMKNRKTLHKAKNEDLDRVLKEWIRQRRSEHMPLNGMLIMKQAKIYHNELKIEGNCEYSTGWLQKFKKRHGIKFLKICGNKASAGHEAAEKFTGKFSDGDEQDGNFEGFYMSREKKIMSDLLTYTKNIHPETVSKLEEEDIKDVFNSNNEASVVHSLSNGEVTKMVLNQDDHDNNDNEDDVNTAEKVPIDDMVKMCDGLIKGLEQHAFITEQEVMSVYKIKERLLRQKASLMRQMTLKETFKKAIQRNASSSLQDPLLGPSTASDAASHLKIK; encoded by the coding sequence ATGTCAAAAAGACCTAAAGATACCCCTGTGAATACCAGtgataagaaaaagaggaagcatTTATGTTTATCTATAGCACAGAAAGTCAAGTTGTTGGAGAAACTGGACAGTGGTGTAAGTGTGAAACATCTTACAGAAGAGTATGGTGTTGGAATGACCACCATATATGacctgaagaaacagaaggataAACTGTTGAAGTTTTATGCTGAAAGTGATGAGCAGAtattaatgaaaaatagaaaaacacttcATAAAGCTAAAAATGAAGATCTTGATCGTGTATTGAAAGAGTGGATCCGTCAGCGTCGCAGTGAACACATGCCACTTAATGGTATGCTGATCATGAAACAAGCAAAGATCTATCACAATGAACTAAAAATTGAGGGGAACTGTGAATATTCAACAGGCTGGttgcagaaatttaagaaaagacacggcattaaatttttaaagatttgtggcAATAAAGCATCTGCTGGTCATGAAGCAGCAGAGAAGTTTACTGGCAAGTTCAGTGATGGTGATGAACAAGATGGTAACTTTGAAGGATTCTATATGTCacgtgagaaaaaaataatgtctgACCTCcttacatatacaaaaaatatacatcCAGAGACTGTCAGTAAGCTGGAAGAAGAGGATATCAAAGACGTTTTTAACAGTAATAATGAGGCTTCGGTTGTTCATTCATTGTCCAATGGTGAAGTAACAAAAATGGTTCTGAATCAAGATGAtcatgataataatgataatgaagaTGATGTTAACACTGCAGAAAAAGTGCCTATAGACGACATGGTAAAAATGTGTGATGGGCTTATTAAAGGACTAGAGCAGCATGCATTCATAACAGAGCAAGAAGTCATGTcagtttataaaatcaaagagagaCTTCTAAGACAAAAAGCATCGTTAATGAGGCAGATGactctgaaagaaacatttaaaaaagccATCCAGAGGAATGCTTCTTCCTCTCTACAGGACCCACTTCTTGGTCCCTCAACTGCCTCTGATGCTGCTTctcacctaaaaataaaataa